A stretch of Phragmites australis chromosome 12, lpPhrAust1.1, whole genome shotgun sequence DNA encodes these proteins:
- the LOC133887234 gene encoding uncharacterized protein LOC133887234 isoform X2, whose protein sequence is MEAGEQRQRASVPAFGGWEGGALPDYSLDFSKIRAARMQRRKALSWSSFAGGWEDEEQQRSPAAGGGGSEDRERRRHRRQHSDATEARLPLRPGRAAPKGRSKFKGYFFGCMGRW, encoded by the exons ATGGAG GCCGGGGAGCAGCGGCAGCGGGCGTCGGTGCCGGCGTTCGGGGGGTGGGAAGGCGGCGCGCTGCCGGACTACTCGCTCGACTTCTCCAAGATCCGCGCCGCCAGGATGCAGCGCAGGAAGGCGCTCTCCTGGTCCAGCTTCGCCGGCGGCTGGGAAGACGAAGAGCAGCAGCGCTCCCCggcggctggcggcggcggcagcgaggACCGCGAACGACGCCGGCACCGCCGCCAGCACAGCGATGCCACCGAGGCCCGCCTTCCGCTCCGGCCGGGCCGCGCAGCTCCCAAG GGGAGGAGCAAGTTCAAGGGCTACTTCTTTGGCTGCATGGGTCGATGGTGA
- the LOC133887234 gene encoding uncharacterized protein LOC133887234 isoform X1, with product MEAGEQRQRASVPAFGGWEGGALPDYSLDFSKIRAARMQRRKALSWSSFAGGWEDEEQQRSPAAGGGGSEDRERRRHRRQHSDATEARLPLRPGRAAPKQGRSKFKGYFFGCMGRW from the exons ATGGAG GCCGGGGAGCAGCGGCAGCGGGCGTCGGTGCCGGCGTTCGGGGGGTGGGAAGGCGGCGCGCTGCCGGACTACTCGCTCGACTTCTCCAAGATCCGCGCCGCCAGGATGCAGCGCAGGAAGGCGCTCTCCTGGTCCAGCTTCGCCGGCGGCTGGGAAGACGAAGAGCAGCAGCGCTCCCCggcggctggcggcggcggcagcgaggACCGCGAACGACGCCGGCACCGCCGCCAGCACAGCGATGCCACCGAGGCCCGCCTTCCGCTCCGGCCGGGCCGCGCAGCTCCCAAG CAGGGGAGGAGCAAGTTCAAGGGCTACTTCTTTGGCTGCATGGGTCGATGGTGA